In the genome of Paenibacillus sp. FSL R5-0766, one region contains:
- a CDS encoding (Fe-S)-binding protein, whose protein sequence is MKVSLFITCLSDAIYPRVGEAMVRLLAAHGVRLDFPPVQTCCGQPSYNSGYWDETRVAAKTILEAFDDSDFVVCPSGSCTYMIHHYPELFADEPVWLEKAKRLEAKAYEFTQFLVKVLGITDLGAHFPHKVTYHPSCHGSRLLGVKDEPMALLSQVKGLELVPLPFAEDCCGFGGTFAIKMSDISGAMVTEKVDHVKETQAEVLVGLDMACLMNIAGNLRYRNEPVRVMHLAELLYEGVRTG, encoded by the coding sequence ATGAAGGTCTCCTTATTCATTACCTGCCTCAGCGATGCCATCTATCCCCGAGTGGGGGAAGCCATGGTCAGATTGCTCGCCGCTCATGGCGTTCGGCTGGATTTCCCGCCGGTGCAGACCTGCTGCGGTCAGCCTTCCTACAATAGCGGGTACTGGGATGAGACTCGGGTAGCAGCCAAAACGATTCTTGAAGCGTTTGACGACAGTGATTTTGTGGTATGCCCTTCGGGATCGTGTACGTATATGATTCATCATTATCCCGAGCTGTTCGCGGATGAACCAGTATGGTTGGAGAAGGCAAAACGATTGGAAGCCAAAGCCTATGAGTTTACTCAATTTCTCGTTAAAGTACTCGGGATAACCGATCTGGGCGCACATTTTCCGCACAAAGTAACCTATCATCCATCCTGTCATGGCAGCCGTCTGCTGGGTGTAAAGGATGAACCGATGGCGCTGCTCTCTCAGGTGAAAGGACTGGAATTGGTTCCACTCCCATTTGCTGAGGATTGTTGTGGGTTTGGGGGTACGTTTGCCATCAAAATGTCCGATATTTCAGGAGCGATGGTTACGGAAAAAGTCGATCATGTCAAAGAGACACAAGCCGAAGTACTGGTTGGGCTGGATATGGCCTGTCTGATGAATATCGCAGGTAATCTGCGTTATCGGAATGAACCGGTGCGTGTGATGCATCTGGCGGAACTACTGTATGAGGGGGTGCGAACAGGATGA
- a CDS encoding LutB/LldF family L-lactate oxidation iron-sulfur protein: protein MSQPGVMDTTVKERAGLALNDDFLRKAVKFTTERLRNGKKSASEEHGNWDEWRERGRQIRLHTIAYLDYYLNEFVNNARANGVHIHFADTSVEAAAIALDIAAHKQASTVVKSKSMVSEEVHLNHVLESAGIEAIETDLGEYIIQLAGEAPSHIVIPAIHKNRYQIAELLSKEAGEILEPDTTVLAGFVRKKLREKFLEADIGMTGCNFAIAETGSMVLFENEGNARMVSTVPKTQITLMGMERIIPSWTDLEVMATLLPRSATGQKLTMYMSGITGPRRTADADGPDEMHIIIVDNGRSLQLGDPEFQELLNCIRCGACLNACPVYRHIGGHAYGGTYSGPIGAVLTPALNGNIDEWNDIAGASSLCGACYEACPVKIPLHDMLVYLRRRKVEDGHGNKMESMGMKGFAAVVSNSKRFSAAIRLGQIGQKAVVRNNGISLKLGPLKGWNKYRVAPSLAKKSFRQQWNKLDQELNQEQPAMDSSVRSRMEQIIREREEGEGTKHGH, encoded by the coding sequence ATGAGCCAACCGGGAGTTATGGATACGACGGTCAAAGAACGTGCCGGACTGGCCTTGAATGATGATTTTCTGCGTAAAGCGGTCAAATTCACGACAGAACGATTGCGTAACGGGAAGAAGTCTGCCTCAGAAGAACATGGAAACTGGGATGAATGGCGGGAGCGTGGACGTCAGATTCGTCTGCATACCATTGCGTATCTTGATTATTATCTGAATGAGTTTGTGAATAATGCTCGTGCGAACGGGGTTCATATTCATTTTGCAGATACATCGGTGGAAGCAGCGGCGATTGCGCTGGATATTGCGGCGCACAAGCAGGCTTCTACGGTGGTGAAGTCCAAATCGATGGTGTCGGAGGAAGTACATCTGAATCATGTGCTGGAGTCGGCTGGCATTGAAGCCATCGAGACCGATCTGGGTGAATACATCATTCAGCTGGCAGGCGAAGCTCCTTCTCATATTGTCATTCCAGCGATCCATAAGAACCGCTATCAGATCGCAGAGTTGTTATCGAAGGAAGCGGGCGAAATTCTGGAGCCGGACACAACGGTACTTGCCGGATTTGTTCGCAAAAAGCTGCGCGAGAAGTTCCTCGAAGCAGATATCGGCATGACCGGCTGCAATTTTGCGATTGCAGAGACAGGTTCCATGGTTTTGTTCGAAAATGAAGGCAACGCCCGTATGGTATCCACTGTTCCAAAAACGCAGATTACACTGATGGGCATGGAGCGGATCATCCCGTCGTGGACGGATCTGGAGGTCATGGCAACCTTGTTGCCACGCTCCGCAACAGGTCAGAAATTAACGATGTACATGTCAGGCATCACAGGTCCTCGCCGAACAGCGGATGCGGATGGACCGGATGAAATGCACATTATTATCGTGGACAACGGTCGATCCTTACAGCTCGGTGATCCTGAATTCCAGGAGTTGCTGAATTGTATTCGCTGTGGTGCTTGTCTGAATGCTTGCCCGGTATATCGTCATATTGGAGGTCATGCCTACGGTGGAACATACAGTGGTCCAATTGGCGCAGTACTGACACCTGCACTTAATGGCAACATTGATGAATGGAACGATATTGCGGGTGCTTCGAGTCTGTGCGGAGCCTGTTATGAAGCATGTCCAGTTAAAATTCCATTGCATGATATGCTCGTTTATCTACGCAGGCGTAAAGTGGAAGACGGTCATGGAAACAAAATGGAAAGCATGGGCATGAAGGGATTTGCCGCTGTTGTATCCAATTCCAAACGCTTCAGTGCGGCCATACGTCTCGGACAGATCGGGCAGAAGGCAGTTGTACGCAACAACGGCATTTCTCTCAAATTGGGTCCACTTAAAGGCTGGAACAAATATCGGGTTGCGCCAAGCCTCGCCAAGAAATCCTTCCGGCAACAATGGAACAAGCTGGATCAGGAACTGAACCAGGAGCAACCAGCCATGGATTCTTCCGTTCGCAGCCGTATGGAGCAGATTATTCGTGAACGAGAAGAAGGGGAGGGTACTAAGCATGGTCACTGA
- a CDS encoding LUD domain-containing protein, producing the protein MVTEHQQWLAQLEKKSMEKQEQFMNDIASKLRRPRQRHAPTQPFRGAPDFWTELEWDEEKRIQAFTDNFVSVGAHIARVQNMEEVSQFIANKSHELSARYIIRQNEQALQDLGLEEQLPDVQISVWNSQADENWKARAAEADIGVVMADYATAYTGSVTVLSSPEKGRSVSLLPTVLIIIIPVDRLYTRLGETLDRFDEAGRENLPAGIHFISGPSRSSDIENDLTIGVHGPGIVYGLIMG; encoded by the coding sequence ATGGTCACTGAACATCAGCAATGGCTTGCACAATTGGAGAAGAAGTCCATGGAGAAACAGGAGCAGTTCATGAATGACATTGCTTCGAAATTGAGAAGACCAAGGCAACGACATGCGCCGACCCAACCCTTTCGGGGAGCACCCGACTTTTGGACTGAGCTGGAATGGGATGAAGAGAAGCGTATTCAAGCATTTACGGATAACTTTGTGAGTGTAGGCGCACACATCGCCCGGGTTCAGAACATGGAAGAAGTATCTCAATTTATTGCCAACAAGTCTCATGAACTGAGTGCCAGATATATCATTCGTCAGAATGAACAGGCGTTACAGGATCTCGGATTGGAAGAGCAGTTACCGGATGTACAGATCTCAGTCTGGAATAGTCAGGCGGATGAGAACTGGAAGGCTCGGGCAGCTGAGGCTGATATCGGTGTGGTCATGGCGGATTATGCAACAGCATACACAGGCTCGGTCACTGTACTTTCTTCACCGGAAAAAGGTCGTTCGGTCAGTCTCTTGCCTACGGTACTCATCATCATTATTCCAGTAGATCGACTGTACACCAGACTGGGTGAGACGCTGGATCGATTTGATGAAGCGGGGAGAGAGAATCTTCCGGCAGGCATCCACTTTATTTCCGGGCCAAGCCGCTCTTCCGATATTGAAAATGATTTAACCATTGGGGTACACGGACCAGGCATTGTATATGGTTTAATTATGGGTTAA
- a CDS encoding glutathione peroxidase yields the protein MSIFSYQVPFMDGHKGDFSAYKGKVLLIVNTASRCSYSRQFSELQQMYEKYGDQGLEILAFPCNQFNDKEPGSSVEIAEYCRSQFQISFPILEKVEVVGQSMHPLFRYLIEESPFQGYDLDTKEGQWMDTFVKEKHPELYQGDGIKWNFTKFLIDRSGNVHGRYETTVAPLEMELAIQNLLKNS from the coding sequence ATGAGTATATTTTCTTACCAAGTTCCGTTTATGGATGGACATAAGGGTGATTTTTCTGCTTATAAAGGAAAGGTTCTGCTTATTGTGAATACAGCAAGTCGGTGCAGCTACTCCCGGCAATTCAGTGAACTTCAGCAGATGTATGAGAAATATGGTGATCAGGGGCTGGAGATTCTGGCGTTCCCTTGTAATCAGTTTAACGACAAAGAACCTGGCAGTAGCGTTGAGATTGCCGAGTATTGCAGGAGTCAGTTTCAGATATCCTTTCCAATCTTGGAGAAGGTTGAGGTCGTTGGGCAATCGATGCATCCGTTGTTCCGTTACCTGATTGAAGAATCGCCGTTTCAAGGTTATGATCTGGACACAAAGGAAGGACAGTGGATGGACACTTTTGTGAAGGAGAAGCATCCAGAATTGTATCAAGGGGACGGGATCAAATGGAATTTTACCAAATTTCTGATTGACCGCAGTGGTAACGTCCATGGCCGTTATGAAACGACAGTTGCTCCATTAGAGATGGAGTTGGCTATTCAGAATCTATTAAAGAATTCATAA